A region from the Sphingopyxis lindanitolerans genome encodes:
- a CDS encoding acyl-CoA dehydrogenase family protein, giving the protein MKLVFSPEDEAFRAEVRAFLAAELPPELAWREAMGFHNKRATVHPWQQKLHACGWAAPNWPSEFGGAGWSPIQRYIFELECGLANAPEYSLIAMSMAGPVLCRFGSPALQQEFLEPMLKGDCWFCQGFSEPQAGSDLASLRTRAVRDGDDYVITGQKIWTTDAHMADYMICLARTDPDVKPQAGLSMIIMPMDAPGVTVRPIETIDGDAHVNEVFIEEVRVPARYLIGEPNTGWTQAKYLLGHERTHNAYLGMLRRYLARIPKLIDDELNRGLPAAEAGEYRRRHARLAIDVDALEWSVLRVLAGEEGPVLGAAASAISILGAAYLLRAADLEMAILGPQVAPRFGPKDAAPLVGGAPPAAAGRTTQYLYWWAATIFGGSDEIQRNIIWSTLFR; this is encoded by the coding sequence ATGAAACTCGTATTCTCGCCCGAGGATGAGGCGTTTCGCGCCGAAGTTCGCGCCTTCCTTGCCGCCGAGTTGCCGCCTGAACTGGCATGGCGCGAGGCGATGGGCTTTCATAACAAGCGCGCTACCGTCCATCCGTGGCAGCAGAAACTCCATGCTTGCGGCTGGGCGGCGCCCAACTGGCCGAGCGAGTTCGGCGGGGCCGGCTGGTCGCCGATCCAGCGCTATATCTTCGAACTCGAATGCGGGCTCGCCAACGCGCCGGAATATAGCCTGATCGCGATGTCGATGGCGGGCCCGGTGCTGTGCCGATTCGGCAGTCCAGCGCTCCAGCAGGAATTCCTGGAGCCGATGCTGAAGGGCGATTGCTGGTTCTGTCAGGGTTTTTCGGAGCCGCAGGCGGGTTCCGACCTCGCCAGTCTGCGCACCCGCGCGGTGCGCGATGGCGACGATTATGTGATCACCGGGCAGAAAATTTGGACGACCGACGCGCATATGGCCGACTATATGATCTGCCTCGCGCGGACCGATCCCGACGTGAAACCACAGGCCGGGCTGTCGATGATCATCATGCCGATGGACGCGCCCGGTGTGACGGTCCGACCGATTGAGACGATCGACGGTGATGCGCATGTAAACGAGGTCTTCATCGAGGAGGTTCGTGTCCCCGCCCGTTATCTGATCGGCGAGCCCAACACGGGCTGGACGCAAGCCAAATATCTGCTCGGGCACGAGCGCACGCACAATGCCTATCTGGGCATGTTACGGCGCTATCTGGCGCGTATCCCGAAGTTGATCGACGATGAGCTAAATCGCGGCTTGCCTGCGGCCGAAGCTGGCGAATATCGCCGCCGCCATGCGCGACTGGCGATCGATGTCGATGCGCTCGAATGGTCGGTGCTGCGAGTTCTGGCGGGGGAGGAGGGGCCCGTGCTCGGCGCTGCCGCTTCGGCGATTTCGATCCTTGGCGCCGCCTATCTGCTCCGCGCGGCCGACCTGGAGATGGCGATCCTCGGGCCGCAGGTGGCTCCGCGGTTCGGTCCCAAAGACGCCGCGCCGCTGGTTGGCGGGGCGCCACCGGCTGCGGCGGGGCGCACGACGCAATATCTCTACTGGTGGGCCGCGACGATCTTCGGCGGGTCCGACGAGATTCAGCGCAATATCATCTGGAGCACGCTGTTTCGCTAA
- a CDS encoding acyl-CoA dehydrogenase family protein, protein MDFAPSQEQDMLRDSARRYLADDFAARQRGDQAAAWRGYADLGWLALLAPDDAGGLGGDIEDVLILAEEMGRALSLQSYVASAILATGLVDLVASGQQRLDLLAAITSGDQRFAPALYEPGRRYLLEPETRAAASGSGYRISGAKSLIAGGPGADALLVSARLDDGSIGLFLVALDEAAASASHYATIDDGGASDVWFEQLDLGADALLGVTTVAAIDDVLDEARLALCADALGALERAVSITADYLKTRTQFGQPLANFQALQHSIVDIHIDADSIRSSLYNAIATFHRGARNDRRRAVSSCWVKTFDAAKGIAGMAVHLHGGIGMTTEYPVGHYLRRVMVSERSFGDVEYHLARYMELAG, encoded by the coding sequence GTGGATTTTGCCCCGAGTCAGGAACAGGACATGCTGCGCGACAGCGCGCGGCGCTATCTGGCGGATGATTTCGCCGCGCGGCAGCGCGGGGACCAGGCGGCGGCCTGGCGCGGCTATGCTGATCTCGGCTGGCTTGCACTGCTGGCGCCCGACGATGCCGGAGGGCTCGGCGGCGATATCGAGGATGTGCTGATCCTCGCCGAAGAGATGGGCCGCGCGCTGTCGCTCCAGTCCTATGTCGCGTCGGCGATTCTCGCGACCGGACTGGTCGATCTGGTTGCGAGCGGACAGCAGCGCCTCGACCTTCTCGCCGCGATCACGAGCGGCGATCAGCGCTTTGCCCCTGCACTGTACGAACCCGGCCGCCGCTATCTGCTCGAGCCCGAGACCCGCGCCGCCGCATCGGGCAGCGGATATCGGATTTCGGGCGCCAAAAGCCTGATCGCTGGCGGACCCGGCGCCGATGCGCTGCTCGTCTCGGCGCGACTTGACGACGGCTCGATCGGTCTGTTCCTGGTCGCATTGGACGAAGCCGCGGCCTCGGCGTCGCATTATGCGACAATCGACGATGGCGGCGCATCCGACGTCTGGTTCGAACAGCTCGATCTTGGCGCCGACGCCTTGCTCGGCGTCACGACGGTCGCGGCCATCGATGATGTGCTCGACGAGGCGCGGTTGGCGCTTTGCGCCGACGCGCTCGGCGCGCTGGAACGCGCCGTCAGTATCACGGCTGACTATCTAAAGACGCGGACCCAGTTCGGCCAGCCGCTCGCAAATTTCCAGGCACTGCAGCACAGCATCGTCGATATTCATATCGACGCCGATTCTATCCGCTCCAGCCTCTACAACGCCATTGCCACCTTTCATCGCGGCGCGCGCAACGACCGGCGACGCGCGGTGTCGAGTTGCTGGGTCAAGACTTTCGACGCGGCGAAGGGGATCGCGGGCATGGCGGTGCATCTGCACGGAGGCATCGGGATGACGACCGAATATCCGGTCGGCCATTATCTGCGCAGGGTCATGGTGTCCGAGCGGAGCTTTGGCGATGTCGAATATCACCTAGCGCGTTATATGGAGCTGGCCGGTTAG
- a CDS encoding enoyl-CoA hydratase/isomerase family protein, whose product MYKHYEFIRFDRRGRVLTVTMDSPPLNAVGRALHDELSYVFLDVARDDECDIVILTGAGRAFSAGADLPGLLKATEDKALRTALLSRAPAIVHNLLGLEKPIIAKVNGHAMGLGATLALLCDVVIASNDARIADPHVGIGLSAGDGGALIWPQLIGYARARHHLLTGDPLTATEAEAIGLIHKAVAADELDAAVDAYADRLASGATMAIRATKRSINMELCRQAIATAEAHAGLESYTMASNDHHEAVLAFIEKRAPVFKGD is encoded by the coding sequence ATGTACAAGCATTATGAGTTTATCCGGTTCGATCGTCGCGGCCGCGTCCTGACCGTGACGATGGACAGCCCGCCACTCAATGCGGTGGGCCGGGCGCTGCACGACGAACTGTCATATGTGTTTCTCGATGTGGCGCGCGACGATGAGTGCGATATCGTGATCTTGACCGGCGCGGGACGTGCATTTTCGGCCGGCGCCGACTTGCCCGGACTGCTCAAGGCGACCGAGGACAAGGCGCTGCGTACTGCCCTGCTTTCGCGCGCTCCGGCGATTGTCCATAATTTACTCGGCCTTGAAAAGCCGATCATCGCCAAAGTGAACGGCCATGCCATGGGGCTCGGCGCGACGCTGGCGCTGCTCTGCGACGTGGTGATTGCATCGAACGACGCGAGGATCGCCGACCCCCATGTCGGCATCGGCCTGTCGGCGGGCGACGGCGGGGCGCTGATCTGGCCGCAGCTGATCGGTTATGCGCGGGCGCGTCACCATCTGCTGACCGGCGACCCGCTGACCGCCACCGAAGCCGAAGCGATTGGATTGATTCATAAAGCCGTCGCGGCCGACGAACTCGATGCCGCGGTCGATGCCTATGCCGACCGGCTGGCTAGTGGTGCAACGATGGCGATCCGTGCGACGAAGCGGTCAATCAACATGGAACTCTGCCGCCAGGCGATTGCCACAGCCGAAGCGCATGCCGGCCTAGAATCTTACACAATGGCGTCGAACGACCATCATGAAGCGGTGCTCGCCTTCATCGAAAAGCGCGCGCCGGTTTTCAAGGGCGACTAA
- a CDS encoding aromatic ring-hydroxylating oxygenase subunit alpha: MPNDKYSPDEVRDDFVPKEAYYAQDFADLEAEKLWPFVWQLACRAEEIPNVGDYVTYNIVDDSIVVIRSSETEIKAYHNVCPHRARRLTAGCGNNKQFVCPFHGWRFGLDGRNIKVIDKSDWGDCLKDEDIQLSEVQCQSWGGCVFINMDANAEPLLDFLSPMPDYCEKFEFEKLRFQWYKTVVMPSNWKTVLGFFNEFYHVQQAHPQLLEFTDDYSNSGEFGRHSQTWFESEGALPFRRSPRLPARAEPPMKDHIVSFAEQYKEDLRTMLTPRNYAAAMRVRDEVPAETGPIETLTKWGEFQMEAAAADGSGWPEGLTPEYIERSGLDWHVFPNTIFLHGFVDGVLWYRVRPNGRDPESCIFDIWSLVRYGPGQEPPLEREFYADWRDGDWGLIFRQDFENIPEVQKGFKSRGFKGERTNPVQERSVSSFHRVLRQFLQDPYDKPPVTRQR, translated from the coding sequence ATGCCGAACGACAAATATTCGCCCGACGAAGTGCGCGACGATTTCGTTCCAAAAGAGGCGTATTACGCACAGGACTTCGCCGATCTGGAAGCCGAGAAGCTCTGGCCGTTTGTCTGGCAACTGGCGTGCCGCGCAGAAGAAATTCCGAACGTCGGCGATTATGTCACGTACAACATCGTCGATGATTCCATCGTTGTCATCCGCTCCAGCGAAACCGAAATCAAAGCCTATCACAATGTCTGCCCGCATCGTGCGCGCCGTCTGACCGCAGGCTGCGGCAATAACAAGCAGTTCGTCTGCCCCTTCCACGGCTGGCGCTTCGGCCTCGACGGCCGGAACATCAAGGTTATCGATAAGAGCGACTGGGGCGACTGCCTGAAGGACGAGGATATCCAGCTGTCCGAAGTCCAGTGCCAGTCATGGGGTGGCTGCGTTTTCATCAACATGGACGCAAACGCCGAGCCGCTGCTCGATTTCCTGTCGCCCATGCCAGATTATTGCGAGAAATTCGAGTTCGAGAAGCTGCGGTTCCAATGGTATAAAACGGTCGTCATGCCGTCTAACTGGAAGACGGTGCTCGGCTTTTTCAACGAATTCTACCATGTGCAACAAGCGCATCCGCAATTGCTGGAATTCACCGACGACTATTCGAACAGCGGCGAATTCGGCCGCCATTCGCAGACCTGGTTCGAATCTGAAGGCGCGCTGCCGTTCCGTCGGTCGCCGCGCCTTCCTGCGCGGGCCGAGCCGCCGATGAAGGACCATATCGTCTCCTTCGCCGAGCAATATAAGGAAGATCTCCGCACGATGCTGACGCCGCGCAACTATGCGGCGGCAATGCGCGTCCGAGACGAGGTGCCGGCCGAGACGGGGCCGATCGAGACTCTGACCAAATGGGGTGAATTCCAGATGGAGGCGGCCGCCGCCGATGGGTCGGGATGGCCCGAAGGGCTAACGCCCGAATATATCGAGCGCTCGGGTCTCGATTGGCATGTCTTCCCCAACACCATTTTCCTGCACGGCTTCGTTGACGGGGTGCTCTGGTACCGCGTCCGGCCGAATGGTCGCGACCCGGAAAGTTGCATTTTCGATATCTGGTCGCTCGTCCGTTACGGACCCGGACAAGAGCCTCCGCTCGAACGCGAATTTTACGCCGACTGGCGCGATGGCGACTGGGGGCTGATTTTTCGCCAGGATTTCGAGAATATCCCCGAGGTCCAGAAAGGCTTCAAATCGCGCGGTTTCAAGGGCGAACGCACCAATCCAGTGCAGGAGCGGTCGGTGTCGAGTTTTCACAGGGTGCTGCGGCAATTCCTGCAAGATCCCTATGACAAGCCGCCGGTCACCCGGCAGAGATGA
- the acpA gene encoding acid phosphatase yields MSENPPGSDEPVSPERRLLLGGLAAAVGAAAMGDAGAASAPAAPAAKPVTDTALRNAIDTVVIIYAENRSFNNLFGDFPGIEQPLSAVRPERYIQRDRDGRVLTQLPPIWEGLVPHRQVVEHREYLSDETVYAALTNAPFALATPEGDPLPHGLVTRDLVHAFYNNQLQINGGRNDGFVAWGNSGALVMGYYADNAANLRLWQIAREFTLCDNFFMGAFGGSFLNHQYLVAAHPPYYPNADKSPATGRITVLEGRDPHGIRPKQTAQSPASAMDGPVRFVPNSLTPDFYAVNTMLPPYAPSYELDAMRPGYTDWSSAKTLPPQRHDTIGDMLAARGVDWAWYAGGWGAALAGHGTDAEFPSRPNFQPHHQPLNYFAQFAPGTAARDRHLRDGGLGETARTNKFLADAEAGRLPTVSYYKPQGNLNMHAGYSDVDAGDRHIAGVINALRNSPQWEKMLVIVTFDENGGWWDHVAPPKGDRWGPGTRIPAIIISPHARRGEVDHTIYDTGSIARFLTRRFGLKKLPGLVGRERAMIAAGGPPPGDLTGALAFDG; encoded by the coding sequence ATGAGCGAGAATCCACCCGGTTCGGACGAACCTGTTTCCCCGGAACGCCGCCTGTTGCTTGGGGGCCTCGCCGCGGCGGTGGGCGCTGCGGCAATGGGCGATGCGGGAGCCGCGTCCGCACCGGCGGCACCCGCCGCCAAGCCAGTCACCGATACCGCGCTGCGCAATGCCATCGACACGGTGGTGATCATCTATGCGGAGAACCGCAGCTTCAACAATCTGTTCGGCGACTTTCCCGGGATCGAGCAACCGCTTTCCGCGGTGCGGCCCGAACGCTATATCCAGCGCGACCGCGACGGCAGGGTGCTGACACAATTGCCGCCGATATGGGAAGGGCTGGTGCCGCATCGGCAGGTAGTCGAACACCGCGAATATCTGAGCGACGAGACCGTCTACGCGGCGCTCACCAACGCGCCGTTCGCACTCGCGACGCCCGAAGGCGACCCCCTGCCGCATGGTCTGGTCACCCGCGACCTGGTCCACGCCTTTTACAACAACCAGTTGCAGATCAACGGCGGCCGCAATGACGGCTTCGTCGCGTGGGGTAACAGCGGCGCGCTCGTCATGGGCTATTATGCGGACAATGCCGCCAACCTTCGACTGTGGCAGATCGCGCGCGAGTTCACCTTGTGCGACAATTTCTTCATGGGCGCGTTCGGCGGCTCGTTCCTCAACCATCAATATCTGGTCGCGGCCCATCCGCCTTATTATCCGAACGCCGATAAGAGCCCCGCAACGGGACGCATCACCGTGTTGGAAGGAAGGGACCCCCACGGCATTCGTCCCAAACAGACCGCCCAATCTCCAGCCAGCGCAATGGACGGTCCGGTGCGCTTCGTGCCCAATTCGCTGACGCCCGATTTCTACGCGGTCAACACCATGCTGCCGCCTTATGCCCCGAGCTACGAACTCGATGCCATGCGGCCGGGCTATACGGACTGGTCCAGCGCCAAGACGCTCCCGCCCCAACGCCACGACACGATCGGCGACATGCTCGCGGCCCGCGGGGTCGACTGGGCCTGGTACGCCGGCGGCTGGGGCGCGGCGCTGGCCGGGCACGGCACCGACGCTGAATTCCCGTCGCGGCCCAACTTCCAGCCCCACCACCAGCCGCTCAACTATTTCGCGCAATTCGCTCCCGGCACGGCGGCGCGAGATCGGCACTTGCGCGACGGCGGCCTCGGCGAAACGGCGCGGACCAACAAGTTCCTCGCGGACGCCGAGGCCGGACGCTTGCCTACGGTGAGCTATTACAAGCCACAGGGTAATCTCAACATGCATGCCGGTTATTCGGATGTCGATGCCGGCGACCGCCATATCGCGGGCGTAATCAACGCCTTGCGTAACAGCCCCCAATGGGAAAAAATGCTCGTCATCGTCACCTTCGACGAAAATGGCGGGTGGTGGGATCATGTCGCGCCACCCAAAGGGGATCGCTGGGGCCCCGGAACGCGTATTCCAGCGATCATCATCTCTCCCCATGCGCGCCGCGGCGAAGTTGATCACACAATCTATGACACCGGCTCCATCGCGCGTTTCCTCACGCGGCGCTTCGGGCTGAAAAAGCTGCCAGGGTTGGTCGGGCGTGAGCGCGCGATGATTGCCGCCGGCGGGCCGCCGCCAGGCGACCTCACAGGCGCGCTCGCTTTCGACGGATGA
- a CDS encoding alkaline phosphatase family protein, which produces MSTTPPLTRRRLLTNAAQLASVAAASMLMPPNVQKLMAQPPRRAGTLKDIKHVVLLMQENRSFDHYFGMLSGVRGFGDPDALMLSTGRTVFHQPDAASPDGYLLPFHLDSFSTNAQKLPSTSHAWAVQHQAWNGGRMDQWLPAHRAADGVNGPYTMGYFKREDIPFHYALAEAFTICDAYHSSVIGPTWPNRFYFLTGMIDPEATGGGPVIENIMPPDGFRWKTYPERLQDAGIDWRIYQYGEIGKRPNNIFKYVSQFRNAAAGSQLALRGLPDADEGRFADDVRHDRLPTVSWLMPSAVGCEHPDYMPAAGADFIARRLNELAANPDVWAKTVFILNYDENDGLFDHVAPPVPPAGTPHEFVGDVPIGAGFRVPCIIISPWTAGGWVSSQPFDHTSILQFLERTTGVREPNISDWRRRTFGDLTSVFRFDQPAARPPVLPTTEESLALALNNAATMPFPFIPGSGQQVPVQERGERKRIR; this is translated from the coding sequence ATGTCGACCACGCCCCCATTGACCCGCCGCCGCCTGCTCACCAACGCGGCGCAACTTGCGTCAGTGGCTGCGGCGTCGATGCTGATGCCGCCCAATGTGCAAAAGCTGATGGCGCAGCCGCCCCGACGCGCCGGCACGCTGAAGGACATCAAGCATGTCGTGCTGCTGATGCAGGAGAATCGGTCGTTCGATCATTATTTCGGTATGCTTTCCGGCGTACGTGGCTTTGGTGATCCCGATGCCCTGATGCTTTCCACCGGCAGGACCGTCTTTCACCAGCCCGATGCCGCGAGCCCGGACGGCTATCTGCTGCCGTTCCACCTCGACAGTTTTTCGACCAATGCGCAGAAGCTGCCCTCCACCAGCCATGCCTGGGCGGTGCAGCATCAGGCGTGGAACGGCGGCAGGATGGACCAGTGGCTGCCGGCGCACCGCGCCGCTGATGGGGTCAATGGCCCCTATACGATGGGCTATTTCAAGCGTGAGGATATCCCGTTCCACTATGCGCTGGCCGAGGCGTTCACGATTTGCGACGCCTATCATTCGTCGGTGATCGGACCGACCTGGCCAAATCGGTTCTATTTTCTGACCGGCATGATCGATCCCGAGGCGACGGGCGGCGGACCGGTGATCGAGAACATCATGCCTCCCGATGGATTTCGCTGGAAAACCTACCCCGAACGATTGCAGGACGCCGGGATCGACTGGCGCATCTATCAATATGGCGAGATAGGGAAACGCCCCAACAACATATTCAAATATGTCTCACAGTTCCGGAACGCCGCGGCCGGTTCGCAACTGGCGCTGCGCGGGTTGCCGGACGCCGACGAGGGCCGGTTCGCCGATGACGTGCGTCACGATCGCCTGCCGACCGTCTCGTGGCTGATGCCCTCCGCAGTGGGGTGCGAGCATCCCGATTACATGCCAGCCGCCGGCGCCGATTTCATCGCCCGGCGGCTCAACGAACTCGCCGCCAACCCGGATGTCTGGGCCAAGACGGTGTTCATCCTCAACTATGACGAGAATGACGGCCTGTTCGATCATGTCGCGCCGCCCGTGCCCCCGGCCGGAACGCCGCATGAATTCGTCGGCGACGTGCCGATCGGCGCCGGCTTTCGCGTGCCGTGCATCATCATATCACCCTGGACGGCTGGCGGCTGGGTATCGAGCCAGCCGTTCGACCATACGTCGATCCTGCAATTTCTGGAGCGGACCACCGGCGTCCGCGAGCCCAATATCAGCGACTGGCGCCGCCGAACCTTCGGCGATCTCACCTCGGTCTTCCGTTTCGATCAACCTGCGGCGAGGCCGCCGGTCCTGCCGACGACGGAGGAATCGTTGGCGCTCGCACTGAATAACGCGGCGACGATGCCCTTTCCCTTCATTCCGGGCTCGGGCCAACAGGTGCCGGTGCAGGAGCGCGGAGAGCGCAAGCGAATCCGTTAA